The sequence ATCATCAGGCTTTTTGTGCGATACCTTCTTGATTGAGCATGGTTTGCGGCTCTGTTGTTCGCAATCTCTTTACATTTGAGGCTGTAATCCGGAATCCGGAGCCTGAGGAGGACCACAAGCCAAGACTTATGCGTATAGGCTTATAAGATTGCGTAACCGTGACTGTGGGCAGTCATCTACATTGTAATGCGTACTGCCCTCTCGTTCGCACGCTTATAGTTCATTTTATCCCACCCTCCTTTCCTCCTCATTCTACAGAGTTTCTCTCTTGCTATCTTTCATCTCTCACCTCCGACCCGCCTTAGAGGTCCTCCTTTCTCACACCACCACTCTTCCTTACCATCAGGGATAGCCACCCGACCTGCGAGTCATGCTTGCGTCTCGGCTCCCCACGCTCATCCGGGCGCTACGCGCCGGATCCCCCAtctcttctggttcctgacGGCCAAGACCTTTCGATGTGCTTATCCCCTACCATTGATATATTCCATCACCTCTTTCTATTCTACCGATACGATGGCCCGCAACAGAGCCTAAACCCCAACTTTAGATATATACAGCCTTTTAGGTAGAGGTATCTGAGTATTTTTGCCAAGTAATGAGCGCTCCGTGCGGTAACCCATGAGCCTATCTTTACATCGCATACCTCACAGGACATCAAATTTAATGTATTTATACGAACCATCTTTCAATGTAAATAGAAGCATAACGCAATGGTCACAAACTACTTATAAATCTACTAATGTCATCCCTTTAATGGATTTACCTATAGACTCCTGTCCAACTTCGTGATAGCGTGAATCCTATAGCAATCCCCACAATCAATCCAGGACCGCCAATTACTTCGGCGATCTGGCACGCCTTGTCAGCTAGCTTGATCGCAAAGTTTCTGTGACTTATATCTTGGTGAAATAGCTTTTGGTCCTCTTCTACAGCTTCGGGTGGTAATCCGGCTAGTTTACGTGAATAAACCATGGCAGGTAGTCCTATATATGGTACGTCAGAGTTATCTTAAGGGGACATATAAATAAGTTTACCGTCAATAGAACGGATATTATGCTTGCTCCAATAGTCTTTTATTCCTTTCGGTGTGTGATCATCTTTGGAAGGGTCAGATTCAGAAGGAATGAAGTCAAAGTGAGAAAGCGTCGATGTTGCCTCAAACTCCTCTATTCACATCTCATCATTAGTTCTATAATATTTAAGAATGAAACACTACTTGACCCGCCTCGGTTGTTTGCAAAGTAAcgatcagcttcttcaagtGGTGCCGCGATTCTCTGCAATAGAGTGCGTTCTCCGGCAGGCTCGTAAAGTGGAACCGAGTAACCGCAAGACTAGGGAAATTTTCTATAAGGCTTCACGGAAACGCTCGAGAGATTTGTATTGCCTACAGATCCAACTTTATGAACATTGACCACTACGGCAGCCCGAGAGCCAACGATTCTTTCTTCGGGAGGTATAAGTTCGTTGTATCGTGGCGAGCCGAGTTCGTGAACTTGACCTAGCACTGGATTGTTAGCTAACATCAATTCAAGGGGGCTGCATCAAATTCCGACCAGT comes from Rhizoctonia solani chromosome 4, complete sequence and encodes:
- a CDS encoding pyridoxamine 5'-phosphate oxidase family protein; translated protein: MGKFFDVIPDNLIPWIQEQRCFWVATAPLSANGHINISPKGVLGTFKIIDNKTFFWQDLTGSELRAHLSFVGVETASHLRENQRITVLFNAFDGPPRIVRLFGTGQVHELGSPRYNELIPPEERIVGSRAAVVVNVHKVGSSCGYSVPLYEPAGERTLLQRIAAPLEEADRYFANNRGGSKEFEATSTLSHFDFIPSESDPSKDDHTPKGIKDYWSKHNIRSIDGLPAMVYSRKLAGLPPEAVEEDQKLFHQDISHRNFAIKLADKACQIAEVIGGPGLIVGIAIGFTLSRSWTGVYR